The following proteins are co-located in the Leptospira weilii genome:
- the galE gene encoding UDP-glucose 4-epimerase GalE codes for MRLLITGGAGYIGSHIVALLLEKKHELIIVDNLEKGNEANLFSGPELIQGNIQDDFVLEKAFSKPIDAVFHFAAWKAAGESMTNPSKYALNNINGTLKLLAYMEKAGTKKFIFSSSAAVYGSPQYLPIDEKHPVHPENYYGYTKLAIEQNLKWYESLKGFNFAALRYFNAAGYDPKGRIRGLERTPANLLPIIMETAAGMRNEFEVFGTDYETPDGSCIRDYIHVTDLAKAHVSSLEYLDSEKKSLTVNLGSEKGYSVLEVIRLAEEVVGRQISHKISGRRAGDPAKLLASSATAQRLLKWTPEYSEAKTLLKTMWDVYQNPA; via the coding sequence GTGAGATTACTAATTACGGGGGGCGCGGGTTACATCGGAAGTCACATAGTCGCGCTTCTTCTTGAAAAAAAACACGAACTTATAATCGTAGATAATCTTGAAAAAGGAAATGAAGCGAATCTTTTTTCGGGACCGGAACTGATTCAAGGAAATATTCAAGACGATTTCGTTTTAGAAAAAGCGTTTTCAAAACCGATCGACGCAGTTTTTCATTTCGCCGCGTGGAAAGCGGCGGGCGAATCGATGACAAATCCTTCCAAATACGCTCTGAACAATATAAACGGAACTCTTAAACTTCTCGCTTATATGGAAAAGGCGGGAACCAAGAAATTCATCTTTTCCTCGTCTGCGGCGGTTTACGGCTCTCCGCAATATCTCCCCATCGACGAAAAACATCCAGTTCATCCGGAAAATTATTACGGTTATACGAAACTCGCAATCGAACAGAACCTGAAATGGTACGAGTCTCTCAAAGGGTTCAATTTCGCTGCATTACGTTATTTTAATGCGGCAGGTTACGATCCCAAAGGAAGAATCCGGGGCCTGGAAAGAACTCCCGCAAACCTTCTTCCGATCATCATGGAAACCGCGGCGGGTATGAGAAACGAATTCGAAGTGTTCGGGACCGATTACGAAACTCCGGACGGAAGTTGTATTCGCGATTATATTCACGTAACCGACTTGGCAAAGGCTCATGTTTCAAGTCTCGAGTATCTCGATTCCGAAAAAAAATCTCTTACGGTCAATTTAGGGTCCGAAAAGGGTTATTCGGTTTTGGAAGTGATTCGCCTTGCGGAGGAGGTGGTCGGAAGACAAATCTCTCATAAAATTTCGGGGAGAAGAGCGGGAGATCCCGCGAAACTTTTGGCTTCTTCGGCAACGGCTCAGCGTTTATTGAAATGGACTCCGGAATATAGCGAAGCCAAAACTCTTCTCAAAACGATGTGGGACGTATATCAAAATCCGGCTTAA
- the lpxA gene encoding acyl-ACP--UDP-N-acetylglucosamine O-acyltransferase, protein MKIHPTAVIDPKTELHESVEVGPYSIIEGHVSIQEGTVIESHVKICAGSEIGKFNRFHQGAVIGVMPQDLGFNQQLLTRTVIGDHNIFREYSNIHKGTKENSPTVIGNKNYFMGNCHVGHDCILGNNNILTHGCVLAGHVTLGNFVFISGLVAVHQFCFVGDYAMVAGLAKIVQDVPPYSTVDGNPSTVVGLNSVGMKRAGFSPEVRNIIKQAYKIIYHSGMPTRKALDELEASGNLIDEVKYIIKFFRDSDRGVISHR, encoded by the coding sequence ATGAAAATACATCCGACTGCCGTTATCGACCCGAAAACAGAATTACACGAATCGGTCGAAGTCGGTCCTTATTCCATTATCGAAGGACATGTTTCCATTCAAGAAGGTACCGTAATTGAAAGTCACGTAAAGATTTGCGCGGGTTCCGAGATCGGAAAATTCAACCGTTTTCATCAAGGCGCCGTAATTGGAGTAATGCCTCAGGATTTGGGATTTAACCAACAACTTTTAACTAGAACCGTAATCGGTGATCATAATATTTTTCGAGAATACTCGAATATTCATAAAGGAACCAAAGAGAATTCTCCGACTGTAATCGGTAACAAAAACTATTTTATGGGGAATTGTCACGTTGGTCACGATTGCATTCTAGGAAATAATAATATTCTCACGCACGGTTGTGTGTTAGCCGGTCACGTAACTTTGGGTAATTTTGTGTTTATTTCCGGTTTGGTAGCGGTTCATCAGTTTTGTTTTGTCGGAGACTACGCAATGGTCGCGGGGCTTGCGAAGATCGTTCAGGACGTTCCTCCCTATTCCACGGTCGACGGAAATCCGAGTACGGTAGTGGGCCTAAACAGCGTAGGTATGAAACGAGCCGGTTTTTCTCCGGAAGTAAGAAACATAATTAAACAGGCCTATAAAATCATCTATCATTCCGGAATGCCGACCAGAAAAGCCTTGGATGAATTGGAAGCTTCGGGCAACTTGATCGATGAAGTTAAGTATATTATAAAATTCTTTAGAGACAGCGATAGAGGAGTGATAAGTCACAGGTGA
- a CDS encoding Hpt domain-containing protein: MLVDWNRLDSLKQSDDEDEIAWLKEMVESLLTNMEIRIKNIVHFTEEKKDIELQAELHQTKGVSANFGLEDLRTLVTEAEQFLKTGDQDRSYALSLKTTVVWEQTRDELKKKFGIF, translated from the coding sequence ATGCTTGTGGACTGGAATAGATTGGATTCTCTGAAGCAGAGTGACGATGAGGATGAAATTGCTTGGCTTAAAGAAATGGTTGAGTCTCTTCTCACAAATATGGAAATTCGAATCAAAAATATCGTTCATTTCACGGAAGAAAAAAAAGACATAGAGCTTCAAGCCGAACTTCATCAAACCAAAGGGGTTTCCGCTAATTTCGGTTTAGAGGATTTAAGGACCTTAGTCACGGAAGCGGAACAATTTCTCAAAACAGGAGACCAAGATCGTTCTTATGCTCTAAGTTTAAAAACGACCGTCGTTTGGGAACAAACTAGAGACGAACTCAAGAAAAAATTTGGGATTTTTTAA
- a CDS encoding adenosine/AMP deaminase, with translation MKQYADLHNHLYGSITSEFLYEIGKSNPSPRWEIFTNSYQQYFGKKISTETFFEDYKDPDSFRRLYLFNHCGPFPEFQAKFNLIIALSKFDPAEIALVATRIVEDQFRQGVIYGEYRVMYSPLETEQGIYDKTLAACEGLARGEEKTGGFAKLAVSLHRDGDVFREYSIYKDLMEKNSLIRDYLVGLDFCYIEEGFPPKEKKKFFKTVEEDNKAERDTALAILYHVGESFQDKSILSASRWVLESAEWGAHRLGHAIALGLDPFEKMKNKITEPKSERLDQLQLYYDRKEELDSYFEVPSREKIGNEIDSLKHKEVVELETDISFLEECVGFQNYCISKIKRTDAVIESCPSSNEFIGMVVDPKSHPILRFAKNEMKFTISTDDPGIFGTTIEEEYSKAARIGLSAEILETVRQNSFLFTSEILSGRKSAS, from the coding sequence ATGAAACAATACGCGGATCTTCACAATCACCTCTACGGATCGATCACTTCCGAATTTCTCTACGAGATAGGTAAATCCAATCCTTCTCCTCGTTGGGAGATTTTTACGAACTCATATCAACAATATTTCGGTAAAAAAATTTCCACGGAAACTTTTTTCGAGGATTATAAAGATCCCGATTCTTTTCGCAGACTTTACCTGTTTAATCATTGTGGTCCGTTTCCCGAGTTTCAGGCCAAATTCAATCTGATCATCGCCTTATCCAAATTCGATCCCGCCGAAATCGCGTTAGTCGCCACACGGATCGTGGAAGATCAGTTTCGTCAGGGTGTGATTTACGGAGAATACAGAGTGATGTATTCTCCTTTGGAGACGGAACAGGGGATATACGATAAAACGTTAGCCGCTTGCGAAGGACTTGCGCGAGGAGAAGAAAAAACGGGCGGATTTGCCAAACTTGCGGTCTCTTTGCACAGGGACGGAGACGTATTCAGGGAGTATTCTATTTATAAGGATCTTATGGAAAAAAACTCTTTGATCCGGGATTATTTGGTAGGATTAGATTTTTGTTATATAGAAGAGGGTTTTCCCCCTAAAGAAAAAAAGAAATTTTTTAAGACGGTGGAGGAGGATAACAAGGCGGAAAGGGACACGGCTCTTGCGATTCTTTATCACGTCGGAGAGAGCTTTCAAGACAAATCGATTTTGTCCGCTTCGAGATGGGTTTTGGAATCAGCGGAGTGGGGCGCGCACCGTCTTGGGCACGCGATCGCTCTCGGGCTTGATCCTTTCGAAAAGATGAAGAACAAAATTACGGAACCTAAATCGGAAAGATTGGATCAACTTCAGTTATATTACGATCGAAAAGAGGAACTGGATTCTTACTTTGAAGTTCCTTCGAGGGAAAAAATTGGAAACGAAATCGATTCTCTCAAACATAAAGAAGTCGTCGAATTGGAGACGGATATTTCGTTTTTGGAAGAGTGTGTCGGCTTTCAAAATTATTGCATTTCCAAAATCAAACGGACCGATGCGGTCATCGAGTCTTGCCCGAGTTCGAACGAATTTATCGGAATGGTTGTCGATCCGAAATCGCATCCGATTCTTCGTTTTGCAAAAAACGAAATGAAATTCACGATTTCTACGGACGATCCCGGAATTTTCGGAACCACAATCGAAGAAGAATATTCGAAGGCAGCCAGAATCGGTCTTAGTGCGGAGATCTTGGAAACCGTGAGACAGAATTCTTTTTTATTCACTTCCGAAATTTTAAGCGGAAGAAAATCCGCCTCTTGA
- the gmd gene encoding GDP-mannose 4,6-dehydratase gives MKKALITGITGQDGSYLTEFLLLKGYQVHGIVRRSSMFNRARIEHLRGNSNLILHYGDLTDSSNLNRILEKVSPDEIYNLAAQSHVGVSFEVPEYTAEADAVGTLRILDAIKQIGVKSRFYQASTSELYGKVQAIPQTETTPFYPRSPYAVAKLYAYWAVVNYREAFEIHASNGILFNHESPRRGEGFVTRKITIGVANLLAKKGGPIQLGNMDAKRDWGYAPDYVEMMWMMLQQPEADDYVVATNETHTVREFVEKSFGFAGIQVRWEGKGDSEKGFDAKSGQLLVEVNPKFYRPTEVDILIGDPSKAKKKLGWEPKVKFEELVRIMTKADCELVGIKL, from the coding sequence ATGAAAAAAGCACTCATAACCGGGATCACAGGACAGGACGGATCTTATCTAACGGAATTTCTACTTCTGAAAGGATATCAAGTTCACGGAATCGTCAGAAGGTCCAGTATGTTCAACCGGGCGAGAATTGAGCACCTTCGCGGGAACTCCAATTTAATTTTGCACTATGGGGATCTTACCGACTCAAGCAATCTAAATCGAATTTTGGAAAAAGTTTCACCGGACGAAATTTATAATCTCGCCGCTCAATCTCATGTGGGAGTTTCCTTTGAAGTTCCGGAATATACCGCGGAAGCCGACGCGGTGGGAACGCTTAGAATTTTAGACGCGATCAAACAGATCGGGGTGAAAAGCAGATTTTATCAGGCGTCCACATCCGAACTTTACGGAAAAGTGCAGGCAATTCCACAGACGGAAACAACCCCATTCTATCCAAGATCTCCCTATGCGGTCGCAAAGTTATACGCATATTGGGCGGTTGTAAATTACAGAGAGGCATTCGAAATCCACGCATCCAACGGAATCCTATTCAACCACGAATCCCCAAGACGAGGGGAAGGTTTTGTAACTAGAAAGATCACCATCGGAGTCGCCAATCTACTCGCGAAAAAAGGCGGACCGATTCAACTCGGAAACATGGATGCAAAAAGGGATTGGGGATACGCACCGGACTACGTCGAAATGATGTGGATGATGCTCCAGCAGCCCGAAGCGGACGACTATGTCGTGGCGACCAATGAAACACACACCGTAAGGGAGTTCGTGGAAAAATCCTTCGGATTCGCCGGAATTCAAGTACGTTGGGAAGGAAAAGGAGATTCCGAGAAAGGATTCGATGCAAAGTCCGGGCAACTTCTCGTGGAGGTGAATCCTAAATTCTATCGCCCGACCGAAGTCGATATTTTAATCGGCGATCCTTCGAAAGCAAAGAAAAAACTAGGTTGGGAGCCGAAAGTAAAATTCGAAGAACTCGTCAGGATCATGACCAAAGCGGATTGCGAATTGGTCGGAATAAAGCTCTAA
- the thiC gene encoding phosphomethylpyrimidine synthase ThiC: MEPAQSFQVPLKTIRLTDGTEYQSYHTEGALSDKEPSDYKYGIPKIRKEWIRTRLDLNHSQMHYARKGIITEEMRYVALRENMNPEFVRSEIACGRAILPSNRNHPELEPMIIGRNFLVKINANIGNSALGSSIEEEVEKLHWAVKWGADTVMDLSTGKNIHETREWILRNSPVPIGTVPIYQALEKVKGKAENLNIQVFLDTLEEQAEQGVDYFTIHAGVLLRYIPFTANRVTGIVSRGGSILAKWCLAHHKENFLYTHFDEILKVMKKYGVSFSLGDGLRPGSIADANDKAQFGELETLGELTKRAWEEDIQVMIEGPGHVPMHLIKENVDLQMKLCQEAPFYTLGPLVTDIAPGYDHITSAIGAAMIGWFGTAMLCYVTPKEHLGLPDKEDVKQGVIAYKIAAHAADLAKGHPGAIERDNLLSKARFEFRWEDQFALSLDPETAKSFHDETLPQDRMKTAHFCSMCGPHFCSMNLTQELRKFAQ; the protein is encoded by the coding sequence ATGGAACCCGCTCAATCATTTCAAGTTCCTCTGAAAACGATTCGTCTTACAGACGGGACCGAATATCAATCGTATCATACGGAAGGTGCGCTTTCTGATAAGGAACCTTCCGATTATAAATACGGAATTCCAAAAATAAGGAAAGAATGGATCCGGACGCGCCTCGACCTGAATCATTCTCAGATGCATTATGCGAGAAAGGGAATCATCACCGAAGAGATGCGTTATGTGGCACTTCGGGAGAATATGAATCCCGAGTTCGTTCGTTCGGAAATCGCGTGCGGTCGCGCCATTCTTCCTTCCAATCGAAATCATCCCGAACTTGAACCGATGATCATCGGCAGAAACTTTCTCGTAAAGATCAATGCGAATATTGGAAATTCCGCGCTTGGTTCCTCTATCGAAGAGGAAGTCGAAAAATTGCATTGGGCGGTCAAGTGGGGCGCGGACACGGTGATGGATCTTTCCACCGGAAAAAACATCCACGAAACGAGAGAATGGATTCTTAGAAATTCTCCCGTGCCAATCGGAACGGTTCCGATCTATCAAGCTCTTGAAAAGGTAAAAGGAAAAGCGGAGAATTTGAATATTCAGGTTTTCTTAGATACTTTGGAGGAACAAGCCGAACAAGGAGTGGATTATTTTACGATTCATGCCGGAGTTCTTCTGCGTTATATTCCTTTTACCGCAAACCGCGTGACCGGGATCGTATCGAGAGGAGGATCGATTCTTGCAAAATGGTGTTTGGCGCATCATAAGGAGAATTTTCTTTATACGCATTTCGACGAAATTCTTAAGGTGATGAAAAAATACGGGGTTTCCTTTTCTCTCGGAGACGGATTGCGCCCCGGTTCCATTGCGGATGCAAACGACAAAGCTCAATTCGGAGAACTCGAAACTCTCGGAGAATTGACAAAACGCGCTTGGGAAGAGGACATTCAGGTGATGATCGAAGGGCCGGGACACGTTCCGATGCATCTCATCAAGGAGAATGTCGATCTCCAGATGAAGCTTTGCCAAGAAGCTCCGTTTTACACGTTAGGTCCTCTTGTTACAGATATCGCTCCGGGTTACGATCATATCACTTCCGCGATCGGTGCGGCGATGATCGGATGGTTCGGAACGGCTATGCTCTGTTATGTGACTCCGAAAGAACACTTGGGACTTCCCGATAAGGAAGACGTCAAACAAGGAGTGATTGCGTATAAGATCGCGGCTCACGCGGCAGATCTGGCAAAGGGACATCCGGGTGCGATCGAACGGGACAATCTTTTGAGCAAGGCCCGTTTCGAATTTCGTTGGGAGGATCAGTTCGCGCTTTCCCTCGATCCCGAAACCGCGAAGTCCTTTCATGACGAGACTCTTCCGCAGGATCGAATGAAAACCGCACATTTCTGTTCCATGTGCGGTCCTCATTTTTGTTCCATGAACCTGACCCAAGAACTCCGAAAGTTTGCGCAGTAG
- a CDS encoding transglycosylase domain-containing protein, with protein METGIQTLRSSRFLCPECGTTSRLPEGVPTGSIFRLTCYQCGHKVLVKTDIPKPPSASTSSHIKSIFPSDEILPHSRQPKDAGTPHFQAPPQTGFESTGPAILEKIWNFLSQFQTYLNGKMRELIQKFRNIPKGPKPALSSAVTSEDKRFLRREKTSFEKKPFFTVRRQIEDNGQPRIKTLAERLREQIGGRRFQLPNVVLLFAGAIISLFLVGMILFWVGVITRESELKEMISLFYNHQPSVIYDRDGKKVSEIFAKKTSNLEWDAYPENLKKIVLLVEDRKFFSHSGINYMSVLRAIFVNVTSFRFKQGASTITQQLARILLDDREKSLVRKIKEAQLAFALEYTYEKKQIFLYYLNNVYLGHGAFGFASAAEFYFRKTPSELDTEEMIVLASLASAPNRFSPLKNPDLSRQRVNAIVHSFRKEEILKENPKSKLDEIYLSFHMRSPGETVFGNRKDDSPYVTEHVRKFLNSLYPDSNIYETGGFSIYTTIAEPVQAELSKIVKNYLDNIQKNGLVRKTKLTDNKNSSETAVFRKYVQDISPALELFIDTDSFGGASESGLQVALVAVDPATGEILLMHGGSEFKADNQLDRTTAMKRQTGSSIKPILYSAAIETELINASSRILDAPLIYRNQTGNWMPENIGNQYDGDISVRHALAKSKNTAAVQIAEKLGISKIQDFFQKYFFPDPKVLQSRFRGDLSLALGSLEISPLEMALAYSAFANDGTIKRPYLIQKITDRSGKIVYERKSADEFGLKVPEERKVLSSQVAEIMIDLLHGSANSAGVRSTGYRGEVAGKTGTTNDNRDNWFVGVKPGMSMAIWLGYDDPSYGLGSSALGGTVAAPLWGSVAKTFEAAEDDKRKYPVTEHAISITVCEESGKLPGPSCKHPRKELFKNGTVPSEICPLNHGTNVKREVLRNVF; from the coding sequence AAGATGCTGGAACTCCCCACTTTCAAGCTCCTCCTCAAACTGGTTTTGAATCTACCGGCCCTGCAATCCTAGAAAAAATTTGGAATTTTCTTTCTCAATTTCAGACTTATCTGAATGGGAAAATGAGGGAACTCATACAAAAATTTCGGAATATACCGAAAGGCCCAAAGCCAGCTCTTTCATCGGCGGTGACTTCGGAAGACAAGCGATTCCTTCGAAGGGAAAAGACTTCATTCGAAAAAAAGCCGTTTTTCACAGTTCGGCGCCAGATCGAAGACAATGGACAACCCCGAATTAAAACTCTCGCCGAGAGACTGAGAGAGCAAATCGGCGGTCGTCGTTTCCAACTTCCGAATGTAGTCTTACTTTTCGCGGGTGCGATCATTTCTTTGTTTCTTGTCGGGATGATACTTTTTTGGGTAGGGGTGATTACTCGAGAATCGGAACTTAAGGAAATGATTTCTCTTTTTTACAACCATCAACCTTCAGTAATCTACGATCGAGATGGGAAAAAGGTGTCTGAAATTTTCGCGAAAAAAACGAGCAACCTGGAATGGGACGCTTATCCGGAAAACCTGAAAAAAATCGTTCTTTTGGTAGAAGATAGAAAGTTTTTTTCTCATAGCGGAATCAACTACATGTCCGTTCTTCGCGCTATTTTTGTGAACGTCACGAGTTTCCGCTTTAAACAAGGGGCTTCTACAATTACCCAACAGCTCGCGAGAATTTTACTGGACGACCGCGAGAAAAGTCTCGTCCGAAAAATCAAAGAGGCTCAGCTCGCCTTTGCCTTGGAATATACATATGAGAAAAAGCAAATATTCTTATATTATCTGAATAATGTATACTTGGGCCACGGAGCCTTCGGATTTGCGAGCGCGGCCGAATTCTATTTCAGAAAGACTCCTTCCGAACTCGACACGGAGGAAATGATCGTCCTCGCGTCCTTGGCTTCGGCTCCGAATCGTTTTTCGCCTTTGAAAAATCCGGATCTATCCAGACAACGCGTAAACGCAATCGTTCATTCTTTTCGAAAAGAAGAAATTTTAAAAGAAAATCCGAAGTCGAAACTGGATGAGATTTATCTTTCATTTCATATGAGATCGCCGGGTGAGACGGTGTTCGGAAATCGAAAAGATGATTCTCCGTATGTGACGGAACACGTACGTAAATTTTTGAATTCCTTATACCCGGATTCCAATATCTATGAAACCGGCGGTTTTTCAATCTACACCACAATTGCGGAACCGGTTCAAGCGGAACTCTCGAAGATCGTAAAAAATTATTTGGACAACATTCAGAAGAACGGGCTCGTTCGCAAAACAAAACTTACGGACAACAAGAATTCCAGCGAAACGGCGGTCTTTCGAAAATACGTTCAGGACATTTCACCGGCGCTCGAACTTTTCATCGATACGGACTCTTTCGGCGGAGCAAGCGAGTCCGGTCTGCAAGTTGCGTTAGTCGCTGTTGACCCTGCCACGGGAGAAATTCTATTGATGCACGGCGGTTCGGAGTTCAAAGCCGACAATCAATTGGACAGAACTACCGCTATGAAACGTCAGACGGGTTCGTCCATTAAACCAATTTTATATTCCGCCGCGATCGAGACCGAACTCATCAACGCTTCTTCCAGAATTTTGGACGCCCCTTTGATTTATAGAAATCAAACCGGAAACTGGATGCCGGAAAATATAGGAAATCAATACGACGGAGATATCAGCGTTAGACATGCTTTAGCAAAGTCCAAAAATACGGCTGCGGTTCAGATCGCAGAAAAGTTGGGAATTTCAAAAATTCAAGACTTTTTTCAAAAGTATTTCTTTCCTGATCCGAAAGTACTTCAGTCTAGATTCAGAGGAGATCTTTCTCTTGCACTCGGTTCTTTGGAAATTTCTCCTCTGGAAATGGCGCTTGCGTATTCCGCATTTGCGAACGATGGAACGATCAAACGCCCTTATTTGATTCAAAAAATCACGGATCGATCCGGTAAGATCGTTTACGAAAGAAAGTCCGCAGACGAATTCGGATTAAAAGTCCCGGAAGAAAGAAAGGTGTTATCTTCCCAAGTCGCGGAAATCATGATCGACCTTCTTCACGGAAGCGCAAATTCGGCAGGAGTGAGAAGCACCGGATATAGAGGGGAAGTTGCCGGTAAAACGGGAACCACAAACGATAACAGGGACAACTGGTTCGTGGGAGTAAAACCGGGAATGTCAATGGCAATCTGGCTCGGCTACGACGACCCGAGTTACGGCCTAGGATCGTCCGCGTTAGGCGGAACCGTAGCCGCTCCTCTTTGGGGATCGGTCGCAAAAACTTTCGAAGCCGCGGAAGACGACAAAAGAAAGTATCCGGTTACCGAACACGCGATAAGCATAACTGTTTGCGAAGAATCAGGTAAACTTCCCGGACCTTCCTGTAAACATCCCCGAAAGGAACTTTTTAAAAACGGGACCGTGCCATCCGAAATTTGCCCTCTTAATCACGGAACGAACGTAAAACGGGAAGTCCTTCGAAATGTATTTTAA
- a CDS encoding M15 family metallopeptidase has translation MKNLLSAILIFFIQSAIFSQTGNVSNEAYVLGDFKQEAILTAYSNPGESRIYYLRKEVLEKFLELIQAYQRENPEEKQRPFLVSAFRSFKDQKRIWEEKYSGKRKMRETVKGKTSREIVALILEFSSAPGTSRHHWGTDIDLNALENSYFQKGGKGEKFYNWMFKNAKRFGFCQPYTPKTSRGNKGYNEEKWHWSYAPIANKLQDDWVRLFKEGKIQFKEKFSGGEFLQDLAFEYVASVNSECRSIR, from the coding sequence ATGAAAAATTTACTTTCCGCTATTTTGATCTTTTTTATTCAAAGTGCGATTTTTTCTCAAACGGGAAACGTTTCCAACGAAGCCTACGTACTTGGAGACTTTAAACAGGAAGCGATATTAACCGCGTATTCCAATCCGGGAGAAAGCAGAATTTATTATCTTAGAAAAGAGGTTTTAGAAAAATTCTTGGAATTAATTCAAGCCTATCAAAGAGAAAATCCGGAAGAAAAACAAAGACCGTTCCTCGTATCTGCTTTTCGTTCCTTTAAAGATCAGAAGAGAATTTGGGAGGAAAAATATTCCGGAAAAAGGAAAATGAGAGAAACCGTAAAAGGAAAGACTTCCCGGGAAATCGTTGCTTTGATCCTGGAATTTTCAAGCGCTCCCGGAACTTCGAGACATCATTGGGGAACGGATATAGACCTAAATGCATTAGAGAATTCTTATTTTCAAAAAGGCGGAAAGGGGGAAAAGTTCTATAACTGGATGTTTAAGAACGCAAAGCGGTTCGGCTTCTGCCAACCATATACTCCGAAAACTTCGAGAGGAAACAAAGGTTACAACGAGGAGAAATGGCATTGGTCTTACGCGCCGATCGCGAACAAATTACAAGACGACTGGGTTCGATTGTTTAAAGAGGGAAAAATTCAATTCAAAGAAAAATTTTCGGGAGGGGAATTTTTACAAGACCTTGCTTTTGAATACGTGGCTTCCGTAAATTCGGAGTGCAGATCGATTCGGTGA
- a CDS encoding MATE family efflux transporter — translation MRTLQHLAHTFYRNIRPSLLNSMILKLAVPVVFGMFSQTVVWVTDTMMVGRLGKNSIASIGIGGIAHFTVLAFLMGFAMGIQVIVARRFGEKNDSEIGKIGVTTLYIVLVFGGFLSIGGAAISDWLMNLLNKDEIVKELSSKYLYFRFLGTVFFFLLFTTRAFTDGLGITTAGLASMIITCFTNIFLNWVLIYGNLGFDAMGVKGAAIASSLAGAAGLFAFPFYFYSRGLGKYFSHASWAFSFTHFREILKTSTSPALAELLNNISFMIFTEFATVVGTTALAVTNMLFSTLSLSFLPGYAFGIAATTILGQALGAGKPKLAYHGAFRSAFFAACVMGSMGLVFIVWGKEMLSFYTKDLELIEEAYSPLVILGVIQIVDAYHMVIACALRGAGLQNFVFRAYTAASYLVFLPCAYFLGIYSGMGSTGLWSGIVAWVLVLASVFIVRFRRKDWVHNQV, via the coding sequence GTGAGAACCTTACAGCATTTAGCTCATACCTTTTATAGGAACATTCGTCCGAGTCTTTTGAATTCCATGATCTTGAAACTCGCGGTACCCGTCGTGTTCGGAATGTTCAGTCAAACCGTAGTTTGGGTGACCGACACGATGATGGTAGGAAGACTCGGTAAAAATTCGATCGCCTCGATCGGAATCGGAGGGATTGCGCACTTTACTGTGCTTGCGTTTCTCATGGGATTTGCGATGGGAATTCAGGTTATCGTAGCGAGAAGATTCGGAGAAAAGAACGATTCCGAAATCGGTAAGATCGGAGTCACTACTTTGTACATCGTTCTTGTTTTTGGAGGTTTTTTATCGATCGGAGGAGCGGCAATCAGCGACTGGTTGATGAACCTTCTCAATAAAGACGAAATTGTAAAGGAACTTTCAAGCAAATATCTATACTTCCGTTTTCTGGGAACCGTCTTCTTTTTTCTACTCTTTACGACGAGGGCATTTACCGACGGGTTAGGGATCACGACCGCTGGCCTCGCGTCCATGATCATAACATGTTTTACGAATATATTTTTAAACTGGGTCCTGATCTACGGGAACTTAGGTTTTGATGCGATGGGTGTTAAAGGGGCGGCAATCGCGTCTTCTTTGGCCGGAGCCGCGGGTTTGTTCGCGTTTCCCTTCTACTTTTATTCAAGAGGTCTGGGGAAATATTTTTCCCACGCATCTTGGGCTTTCAGTTTTACTCACTTTCGGGAAATCTTAAAGACGAGCACCTCACCGGCGCTTGCGGAACTTCTCAATAACATTTCTTTTATGATCTTTACGGAGTTTGCAACAGTCGTTGGAACAACCGCATTAGCTGTAACCAATATGCTTTTTAGCACTCTCAGTCTTTCCTTTTTACCCGGATACGCGTTCGGGATTGCCGCGACCACGATTCTCGGCCAGGCGTTGGGAGCGGGGAAACCGAAGCTTGCGTATCACGGCGCGTTTCGATCCGCTTTTTTTGCGGCTTGTGTGATGGGAAGTATGGGCCTTGTTTTTATAGTTTGGGGGAAGGAGATGTTGTCCTTTTACACAAAGGATCTGGAGTTGATCGAGGAAGCGTATTCTCCTTTAGTCATCTTGGGAGTGATTCAGATCGTAGACGCTTACCACATGGTGATCGCTTGCGCCCTTCGGGGCGCGGGACTTCAAAACTTCGTTTTCCGTGCTTATACCGCGGCCTCTTATTTAGTGTTTCTTCCTTGCGCTTATTTTCTGGGAATTTATTCGGGAATGGGATCGACCGGATTGTGGTCCGGGATCGTGGCTTGGGTTTTGGTCCTCGCATCTGTGTTTATCGTTCGATTCCGCAGAAAGGATTGGGTTCACAATCAAGTTTGA